TGCCGTCTCAGCGAGCAGCCCTTTGCGGAGAAAATAACCACTGTTTCAAGTGCTTGCTTCCCGGACACTATGGGCGATCCTGCAGGAACACCGACGTGGCGTGTAATGCCGGCCCCGGCAAGCACCACTCTCTCATTCATGGAGCCGAACGCGTTTTTCCTGGAAAGCCTCAGCCAAAAGGTAAAGCAACTCTCCAGATTTTATTAGTTCACGCACCAAAAACGTCGCCGAAACCCGTCCTACTCGCCATAACCCCAATAGTCGTTCATAGTGACAAAGAAACCACCCTTACATTCGGCGTTCTTGATCCTGGTATTGAAGCCACTCTTATAAAATCAAGTCTCGCACAAAGGCTTCGCCTCaaaggagctaatcagaaaATACGATTTGGGTCATTCCATAACGCCGTTCTACTCGACTCTAGCGTTGTCAACTTCGTCATTGAATCTGCCGATAAAGCCAGGACATTTCAAGTAACCGATGCCTTCACCGTCCCAGATATCCAGCTGTCACCACGTAATATCAACTGGCATACAGAAAAATTTGAATGGCCCCACCTCTCCGACTTAAATTTGCCTCCTATCGACTCATCTAAAGTAGAATTGCTTATCGGAATGGATATAGTAGACGCGCACGAAATTTTAGACTCTCGAATATCCAGCCACAACGAACCACGCGCTAATTTAACAGTATTTGGTTGGGCGGTAGTAGGAAAAATCCCACCCTCTCTGATCCGCGGACCGAGCGCAAAGCGAAATGTAAACGTCAATGGAATATCCCCCACTTTGCAGCTAATCGACCTCGTACAAAAATTCTACAGCACAGAAACGTTCGGAGTAGACATTCAGGCGACAAAACCCAGCTCCCCCGAAGACGCTTTAGCAATCAGCATCCTAAAATCGTCAATCGTAAATATTCGTTGCGGATGGCAAGTCGATCTCTTGTTCAAATCACCAAACCCGAACATGCCAAACAACCGCGCACATGCAGTGTCGCGTTTTTACGCTGTCGAACGCCGCTTATTGtcccaagaaaacaaagtcaacgctATTCGTTATCGTGAAATCATTGAAGGTCATCTCGCAAATGGCTACGCCATCGAAGTCCCGTACGACCAGCTGCAACTCCCTTTCGGAAAGGTTTGGTATCTCCCACACCATTTCGTCACTAATCCGAATAAACCAAACAAAATCCGTGTGGTTTTTGACTGTTCAGCTAAATTAAACAACGTCTGCCTTAACGACTTTCTCCTACGTGGCCCTGTCTTACTCTCCAACTTAACCGGCGTGCTGCTCCGATCGCGGCAGTATTTAGTCGCTGTATCTGCAGATATAGAAAGCATGTATCACCGAGTCGGAGTCACCCCCAAAGACCAATCCGCATTACGCTTCGTATGGCGCACTCCAGGCAGTGACGAACCGCTCCGAACACTACAGATGACGACGCAAGTTTTTGGAGCCATCTCCTCGTCCACTTCCTCATTTTGGGTCCTGCAGCACGCAGTAAACAGCAATTCGCAATTCCCAGCCGTAGCTAAAAAACTCGTCGACAATTTCTACGCAGACAACTTAAGCGACTCGTTCGAAACCGAAGAGGAAGCCATCCTCTTCTCAAAACAGGCCGTCAAGTCTCTCGCGTCCGGAGGCTTCCGTCTAACGGCGTTTGCTTCCTCATCCCGACGCCTTTTAGCCTCCATTCCAGCTTCAGAACGATCGAACAAGTCACTCAATTTAGATTTCGACAAATTGCCGATTGAATACTTGCTCGGCCTCGTATGGGTTTGCGACGTCGATTGCTACCGTATCCGAATCCGGCCAATGGAAATGGTCACATCGAAGCGTCAAATGCTGTCCGCAATGTCCCGCACTTTCGACCCATTAGGCATCCTTCTACCCGTTATCACTCAAGCAAAAATTCTGTTTCAAGCGACATGGCGAACAACCCAAGAACGCGTACCGGCCCGAAAATCAGGCTCTCGTTTAGAAGCACTAGGTTGGGACGAAACGTTGCCAGATGGAATCCTGCTGAAATGGAACTCTTGGTCCAAAGAGCTACCATCgttagaaaaaatttccatCCCACGATGTTTCAGAACGGCAGATCTCCCCCTTAAAGATAGCCAGTTCGAATTGCACCTTTTCTCAGACGCGTCGTCCGACGCATTTGGCGCAGTAGCGTACCTTCGAACCATTGCCAAAGGAAAGATTCATCTGAGCTTTGTTCTTGCTAAAGGCCGATTGGCTCCTTTAAAGTTACTCTCTATCCCCCGCCTCGAGCTCCAAGGCGCAGTCACCGCTGTTCGACTAGCAAAAACGATAAAGGGCGAATTAAGATTGCCCATTGCAGAATACTATTTCTGGACGGACTCAGAAATAGTCCTTCGCTGGATCCATTCTTCCCACTGCAACTATTCCAGCTTTGTTTCACATCGCGTCGGCGAAATTCTCCGGCATTCAGAACCAGAACAATGGAGATTCATATCCGGATCAAAAAATCCCGCCGACGACTGCACGAGAGGAATGTCCCCCTCCAAGCTAGAATCTTTTTCTCAATGGTTAGGTGGACCAGCATTTCTGACGGAACCTTTGTCTCTCGAATCAGGACAGGCCGAGCTACTACCACTCGGAACTAACGACACCGAGTGGTGCCCAAAAAGAACAGTCGGCCACGTAAATGTAGAACCAATCCCGTCCCAGCAATCAGCGCCTATTAACGAAATAATTCGCCACCACGAAACTCTCAACGACTTGAAACGCAGCGTAGCCCAGCTACATCGCCCCGCCGAAGACAAAACGCCACTCCGTGCCGATGAGTTAGACCAAGCGCTTACTTTATGTCTGTCAGCAGCATGTCGCGAAGCATACCCTCAAGAATATGCCGCCATATCCGCCGGAAAGAACGTAAAAAATACCTCTCCTTTACGAAAATTGAATCCGTTTATCGACAAGAATAGGCTCCTCCGAGCCGAAGGCCGCCTCAAACACGCTGAAATCTCCCCCGAGGCTCGCAATCCCGTAATTGTAGGACTTAATCACCACCTAACCACCCTCATTATAGCCGACGCCCATCAGAAGGTACACCATTCAGGTGTAGAATGGACTTTAAGTGAGCTACGATGGAAATACTGGGTGCCCCGTGGTCGACGCCAAATCCGAAAAATGCTGTACAAATGCCGCGAATGTCGCCTGTCTCGCTCCCGTCCAAAACCGCCCATTATGGCAAGCCTGCCAAAAGAACGTCTTCAAGCATTCTTACCAGCATTTACAAATGTAGGACTAGATTTCTTCGGCCCACTTTACGTTGTCATCGGGAGAAAAACGGACAAAAGATATGGTCTAATAATCACTTGTCTCGCAACACGAGCTGTTCATCTAGAGGTAGTCTGGTCACTAACAAGCGACGCTTTCATCAACGCCCTTCGCCGTTTCATAAGCGTCCGTGGAAAACCCGCCTCCATATTCAGCGACAACGGGACCAACTTAGTAGCAGGAGAAAAGGAATTAAGAGAAGGAATCGACAAACTCAATTCAGAAAAGGTCACTACGCACGCGGCCGAGCTAAACATCAAATGGAATTTTTCGCCACCGTCTGGACCGCATTTTGGTGGAGtttgggagaggatggtgCAATCCAGTAAGCGAGCACTCCGCGCAGTCCTCCAAGATCAGTCAGTCACCGATGAAGTACTTCAAACTGTGTTCAGCGAAGTCATGTCCTTGTTGAACGGCCGTCCACTCACCAACGTCCATATGGACCCCGCGAACCAGAAGCTCTCACGCCCAACCACTTTATTCTCGGTCGTCACGAGCCCCACATTCCACCAACCATCACAGACGACTCGCACAAACTTACTCGCCGCCGCTGGATGCAAACGCAATTCATCGTAGACCAGTAT
The DNA window shown above is from Daphnia magna isolate NIES linkage group LG9, ASM2063170v1.1, whole genome shotgun sequence and carries:
- the LOC116934783 gene encoding uncharacterized protein LOC116934783, with product MTSGNIEREEDEKAEQQTTGVETILAVSNCIAPRTSNIEHRTSNTEHRTSNTQNRTSTYEPPTNNIKRGAHCLASSHYPTNQAIEAMEEDENDLANDKHVLFAQRTVAKRFHTKLITRIGNFLNEKPKADDVRSNISELEAALRRVVALHTRYASRPTLSEEETAAAITWLDNVQDSNGSCLNRMKSYLSSLDQNSAQKGKNTSGQWSVSQHRSRADEGTTPDLSIRSHQPPLDANLNLEAQLQQAKQDHERTLAEIKKRGEENLSKIQAAINQRDGVCPENLLQPPHPFASTPITSAVTTQVNQQPRKFLQFDATTSHREQQSPSAQYTHPSSGPSNYPPPAHWPKIAISRFNGDCRRWPAFTQVMRATIEETTLPDLYKVLALRENLTEDIQKRMANLFNGSYTYAQAWSELKDKYGVPALIIQAHIQHLQMVQSFRNGDFKSLADLASLVRDAVSSVAGDPSMNEFTHSTVVNQLATKLPFNLQQDWGRYAYNLRPKVSSLADFDRWIDAIVGAEELRGAKLNNYVTPNQNPPPRPALPFPPTILKNSVAFKIPNSVESPSERPNRADNQWPACPACSDNPGHRLEACSIFRKMLPSQRAALCGENNHCFKCLLPGHYGRSCRNTDVACNAGPGKHHSLIHGAERVFPGKPQPKGKATLQILLVHAPKTSPKPVLLAITPIVVHSDKETTLTFGVLDPGIEATLIKSSLAQRLRLKGANQKIRFGSFHNAVLLDSSVVNFVIESADKARTFQVTDAFTVPDIQLSPRNINWHTEKFEWPHLSDLNLPPIDSSKVELLIGMDIVDAHEILDSRISSHNEPRANLTVFGWAVVGKIPPSLIRGPSAKRNVNVNGISPTLQLIDLVQKFYSTETFGVDIQATKPSSPEDALAISILKSSIVNIRCGWQVDLLFKSPNPNMPNNRAHAVSRFYAVERRLLSQENKVNAIRYREIIEGHLANGYAIEVPYDQLQLPFGKVWYLPHHFVTNPNKPNKIRVVFDCSAKLNNVCLNDFLLRGPVLLSNLTGVLLRSRQYLVAVSADIESMYHRVGVTPKDQSALRFVWRTPGSDEPLRTLQMTTQVFGAISSSTSSFWVLQHAVNSNSQFPAVAKKLVDNFYADNLSDSFETEEEAILFSKQAVKSLASGGFRLTAFASSSRRLLASIPASERSNKSLNLDFDKLPIEYLLGLVWVCDVDCYRIRIRPMEMVTSKRQMLSAMSRTFDPLGILLPVITQAKILFQATWRTTQERVPARKSGSRLEALGWDETLPDGILLKWNSWSKELPSLEKISIPRCFRTADLPLKDSQFELHLFSDASSDAFGAVAYLRTIAKGKIHLSFVLAKGRLAPLKLLSIPRLELQGAVTAVRLAKTIKGELRLPIAEYYFWTDSEIVLRWIHSSHCNYSSFVSHRVGEILRHSEPEQWRFISGSKNPADDCTRGMSPSKLESFSQWLGGPAFLTEPLSLESGQAELLPLGTNDTEWCPKRTVGHVNVEPIPSQQSAPINEIIRHHETLNDLKRSVAQLHRPAEDKTPLRADELDQALTLCLSAACREAYPQEYAAISAGKNVKNTSPLRKLNPFIDKNRLLRAEGRLKHAEISPEARNPVIVGLNHHLTTLIIADAHQKVHHSGVEWTLSELRWKYWVPRGRRQIRKMLYKCRECRLSRSRPKPPIMASLPKERLQAFLPAFTNVGLDFFGPLYVVIGRKTDKRYGLIITCLATRAVHLEVVWSLTSDAFINALRRFISVRGKPASIFSDNGTNLVAGEKELREGIDKLNSEKVTTHAAELNIKWNFSPPSGPHFGGVWERMRSHVLVERPSTHQRPYGPREPEALTPNHFILGRHEPHIPPTITDDSHKLTRRRWMQTQFIVDQYWARWMREYVPNLIERQKWFRPTRRLEVGDEVILIDENNRRGEWPVGKVIRNRNNRSIVVAGVLCTGTMTSGNIEREEDEKAEQQTTGVESKKPQEESRFLSF